In Nocardioides sp. zg-1228, a single window of DNA contains:
- a CDS encoding hydantoinase/oxoprolinase family protein has translation MSSRRIRIGIDTGGTFTDVVALDEDSGELVTTKTPSTPGNPADGFIAGIEKILALVDGEGSDITAVSHGTTVATNKLLEGKVEALGFITTEGYEFMLEIARQSVPDGYGNSYFWVKPDRIVPADRVRTVGGRLDFTGAEVRPFDEDQAVAAARWFKAQGITTIGVCFLHAYADDTHELRMRDVLRREHPDAVVSISSEVLREYREYERSMTTLVDAAVKPNVSRYVSNISERLRDFTGAGRDTQPIPFYVMKSNGGVLSADEVVHQPITTVLSGPAAGALGAALIAEVAGFPRILTCDGGGTSTDVSVVLDGEPTLTTEGTVGAYPSKIPMIDVVTVGAGGGSIAWLSPEGTLKVGPHSAGADPGPLCYGNGGTQPTITDAHVTLGRIPPHLLGGEIPLDVEAARGGIADLAERLGLDFERCATGILEISAWNQANALRQVSVKRGLDVRDFMLTTFGGSGSLLACRLVDILDLAGVVVPPNPGNVSAFGLLTVDVKNDYVQTHVAKESALDHATVQAILDDLTDRARAALAKEGFSPDEHRFQHTIDVRYVGQAFEVRVAAPEAGDGRGVDAAYVEQVADAFHTEHRQLYGYDFRGDPDQQVEWVNLRVSGIGPITRPEIPTLDKAAGTVEERAVRGRRAVCFDAEQGYVDTPVLWRADLGAGDTFGGPAIVEEFGSTIPVHPGFEVVVDDWANLVIRKESAR, from the coding sequence TCCTCGCCCTCGTGGATGGCGAGGGCAGCGACATCACCGCCGTCTCGCACGGCACCACCGTGGCCACCAACAAGCTCCTCGAGGGCAAGGTCGAGGCGCTCGGCTTCATCACCACCGAGGGCTACGAGTTCATGCTCGAGATCGCGCGCCAGTCGGTGCCCGACGGCTACGGCAACTCCTACTTCTGGGTCAAGCCCGACCGGATCGTCCCGGCCGACCGGGTCCGCACGGTCGGTGGCCGCCTCGACTTCACCGGCGCCGAGGTCCGTCCGTTCGACGAGGACCAGGCCGTGGCCGCGGCCCGGTGGTTCAAGGCCCAGGGCATCACCACGATCGGCGTCTGCTTCCTCCACGCCTACGCCGACGACACCCACGAGCTGCGGATGCGCGACGTCCTGCGCCGCGAGCACCCCGACGCCGTCGTGTCGATCTCGAGCGAGGTGCTGCGCGAGTACCGCGAGTACGAGCGCTCGATGACCACGCTCGTCGACGCGGCGGTCAAGCCCAACGTCAGCCGCTACGTCTCCAACATCTCCGAGCGGCTGCGCGACTTCACCGGCGCCGGCCGGGACACCCAGCCGATCCCGTTCTACGTGATGAAGTCCAACGGTGGCGTGCTGTCGGCCGACGAGGTCGTGCACCAGCCGATCACCACCGTGCTGTCCGGCCCCGCGGCGGGCGCGCTGGGCGCCGCGCTGATCGCCGAGGTCGCGGGCTTCCCACGGATCCTCACCTGCGACGGGGGCGGCACGTCGACCGACGTGTCGGTCGTCCTCGACGGCGAGCCGACGCTGACGACCGAGGGCACGGTCGGCGCCTACCCGAGCAAGATCCCGATGATCGACGTCGTCACCGTCGGTGCCGGCGGTGGCTCGATCGCCTGGCTCTCGCCGGAGGGGACCCTCAAGGTCGGCCCGCACTCGGCCGGCGCCGATCCCGGCCCCCTCTGCTACGGCAACGGCGGCACCCAGCCGACCATCACCGACGCCCACGTCACCCTCGGCCGCATCCCTCCGCACCTGCTCGGCGGCGAGATCCCGCTCGACGTGGAGGCCGCCCGCGGGGGCATCGCCGACCTCGCCGAGCGGCTCGGCCTCGACTTCGAGCGCTGCGCGACCGGCATCCTCGAGATCTCCGCGTGGAACCAGGCCAACGCCCTGCGCCAGGTCAGCGTCAAGCGCGGCCTCGACGTGCGCGACTTCATGCTCACCACCTTCGGCGGCTCCGGCTCCCTGCTGGCCTGCCGGCTCGTCGACATCCTCGACCTCGCCGGCGTCGTCGTGCCGCCCAACCCGGGCAACGTGAGCGCGTTCGGGCTGCTGACCGTCGACGTGAAGAACGACTACGTCCAGACCCACGTCGCGAAGGAGTCGGCGCTCGACCACGCGACCGTGCAGGCGATCCTCGACGACCTGACCGACCGGGCCCGCGCGGCGCTGGCCAAGGAGGGCTTCTCCCCGGACGAGCACCGCTTCCAGCACACCATCGACGTGCGCTACGTCGGGCAGGCCTTCGAGGTCCGCGTCGCCGCGCCGGAGGCCGGCGACGGGCGGGGCGTCGACGCGGCGTACGTCGAGCAGGTGGCCGACGCGTTCCACACCGAGCACCGCCAGCTCTACGGCTACGACTTCCGCGGCGACCCGGACCAGCAGGTCGAGTGGGTCAACCTGCGCGTGAGCGGCATCGGCCCGATCACCCGCCCGGAGATCCCCACCCTCGACAAGGCCGCCGGCACCGTGGAGGAGCGGGCTGTCCGCGGCCGCCGCGCCGTCTGCTTCGACGCCGAGCAGGGCTACGTCGACACGCCCGTCCTCTGGCGCGCCGACCTCGGTGCCGGCGACACGTTCGGCGGCCCGGCCATCGTGGAGGAGTTCGGCTCCACCATCCCGGTCCACCCCGGCTTCGAGGTCGTGGTCGACGACTGGGCCAACCTCGTGATCCGGAA